In Methanobacterium sp., the DNA window TTCAATTGCAGTTATTATAGGATTCTTTGCAATCAATGCAGGCTATGTTTTTGTAGATCCTATTATTGCATTAGCAATAGCCGCATTAATTGCCAAAACAGGTATTGACATTATAAGGGAAAGTTCTGAAGTGTTACTGGATAAATCAACTATTAACATAGAAACTATTGAAAACATTGTTAAATCTGTGCCGGGTGTTTGTGAAAGTCATAGTATACGAACACGCGGAAAAAAATCCCAAAAATATATAGATTTACATATCACAGTTGATTCGTCATTTTCAATTGAAGAAGCACATGAAATTGGAGATAATGTAGAAGTAAAACTTAGAAAATCAATTCCAGGAATAAAAGAAGTTTTAATACACATAGAACCTGAAGAATAACGAAGAGGATAATGCCATTTAAGTAATCCGTAAATTCTTCAATACTTTATTGAAAGTTTATCTTATTTTAAGCCGAATTTTAGCAGAATTGAACCCATTATTATCATGATTTTAAGAAAACTTCTAAATCCTCTGATTTTTTAATTTAAAAAAATGATAATATTCATATATTTCCATGTATTAGTAAGTTTTAATATGATGAAATAGAGAATGTTTAAATCCATGTCTTAAACTAATTATAATAAATATAATTTAAATTATTGATTTTACCTCATTAATTTAGAAGTTACATTGTAAGGAGAAATAAATTGACCAATAATCAAGCTAAAAAACTTTATCAAACAGGAATAGAATTAATGGGCTATGGGAAGTCTCAAGAAGCCATAAATTACTTCCGCGAAGCAGTAGAAGCAAATCCTTCTTGTATGGAAGCCAATTTAGAATTGGGATACCTTGTAGGTGCCACTGAAAACTATGAAGAAGCCTTAAAAGCATTCGATAATGCTTTAAAAATACAGAAAACATTTCCGGGGCTTTTTGGGAAGGGTATCTGCCATTTTTTCATGGAAGAATATGGAAAATCATTGGATGCATTTATGGACGCCCAGGAAATCGGTGAAAACGAAGACCTATGGTACTATTTGGGGAGTCTGCATTTAATTTATACAGACAACATTGAAGGTGCTATTAATTGTTTTGATATGGCCATATCTATTAATGAAAAATTTATTGAAGCATGGAATGATTGTGGCGTGGCTTACAGTATCTTAGAAAATGATGAAACAGCTCTTGTACATTTCAAAGATGCATTAGATATTGATCCTGAGTTTAAGCCCGCAATTTATAATATGGGTGCTACATTAGTTGATATGGAGCGTTATGAGGAATCATTAAAGTATCTGGATCGAACATTAGAAAGTGAGCCTGATAATTTCAAAGCCTTATTTTACAAGGGAAACGCGTTATATTCTATGGAAAAAGAGGAAGAAGCAGTAGAATACTTTAAAAAAGCTCTAAAGGTTGATAAAGACCAGGAAGAACTTTGGAATTACCTGGGCTATATTCAATCAAGCATTGGACAAAATCATGAGGCAATAGAATCTCTAAATCAGGCAATTAAACTCAATAATGATTTTGAAGAAGCTTATATTAATCTTGGAAATGTTTATCTGGCTTTAGGAAAAGATGATCTGGCTTTAGATCGTTTTAAAAGAGTATTAGAAATTTATCCAGATAATGAAGAGATCTTAAGGGAAATTGAGGATTTAAAAGGTAATTAGATATTATTTTGTTTTATTTTTGATATTTTATGTTTCTTTTTTTATTTCAACTCTATTTTCCAGATTATCATCTTATTTTGGTAGAAAAAAATAGGAAGATTTATTAATCGTAATATATTAACAAATTTTTAAAGGATCATATATTTTTTATCTGTTTCCAAGTAAATTAGTTATAATCCAACACTCTTAATCTACAAATAAATTTATACAGGTGTTAAAATGGTTTCAAATGAAGAAATATCACGAAGACTAAGAAATAAAAAAGAAGGAAAAGACATAAATCATTATTTGGTATGTGATTCTTGTGGTGGTTATTATGAATTGAAGCCCGGTGAATCACCAAAGGACTTTAATTTGGATTGTGAATGCGGGGGACAATTGATAACCAGTCCTTCTAATAATTTATATTCCCATGAAGACGAATATGTAAATTCTGAAGAAGAATATAAAAATTATGATTCAATTATACTAATAGGGTATATTTCACTTTTGGTATGTCCAATAGCCTTGATAATATCATTATATCTTCTTACAAGAGGTAATGAAAAGGCTAAAAAACATGGTATAATAATTTTAATTATTGCAGTTGTAATAATTTTTATTGCGATGTTTTTGTTACCTAGTTTATTAATATATAACTCATATTTTGGCTCTGATCATGGTCTTAGCTCATCAGCAGATGTTGTCCCTGTCAGATCTTCAATAAATGATACTGTAGCGCACCGTTAAACAACTAATTTCATTTAATTCTATGATCGGGTGATAAAATGGTTACTAATGAAGAAATATCCAGAATGCTTCAAAATAAAAGAGAAGGAACAAATAATAATGGTTATTTAGTATGTGATGCATGCGAAGGGTATTATGAGTTACAGCCTGGAGAATCATCAGAAAAATTTAATTTGGACTGTGAATGTGGAGGACGTTTAATTCAAAGTAGTTTTCATACTTTATTTCCAGATGAGTACTATAAAAAAGATTATAAAAGTGAAATATTCATTTCTTATTTCTTATTGCTTTATGGGGGATTTTTAGGAATTGTATGTGGAATTTATCTTTATACAAGGGACGATGACCATGCTAGATTTCATGGAAAAATAATAATTGGAATTGGTTCAGGTTTCCTGATATTTGTTGTCTTACTTTACACGTTATTATATTTTAAATAAAGTTATTTTAGTAGCATTCTGCTCTGCTTTTTTTTTAATTAATATTAAAATTATTTTTTGGGTAAATCCTTTTTTAAAGGATTGAACCATTGTTCCAGGCTTTTTTGTTCAAGATTTAATTTTTTAAGCTTTTCTAAAGCTCCATCAACACGATCCACAGAAAAATCATGCTTCTCGCATAAAAAGTCAATTACTCCTTCTCTATCAGCTTTCACCCATTTTATTTTATAATCATCAACAAAGTCATGATCAAGGAATATGTCCCTAATTTCCTGTGGATCAACATCCATTTCAATTTTAAGATGTTTCAATGCCTTATAAACATCGCCGTGTTTTTTAATTAAATTACGCCCTTTTTTTGCTCCAATTCCTTTTATTCCTTCATTAAAATCGGTTCCAACAAGTATTGCAACATCAATAAGCTGTTCTCGTGTTAATCCATTCTCCTCTAAAACTTCGTTAAGGTGAATCATCTCTAATTTGTATTTAGCGTTCCTGCTTGCAAGATTTTTAACCATTCTTGGTGCACCAAAGAGGGTGCAGTCATAATCTTGTGATGCAACACACCATGCATCTCCTTTACTTACCATGTATGATGCTTGGGCTTCTCCTTCGGATTTAGCTTGAATATAAGGGATTCCCATTAATTCAAGCAGTGCTTTGGATCCTTCAATGATTCCAGTTGACATTCTTGATGATCGAACTGCAAATTTACGTGCATCATCAATTCTTCCCTCTTCCAGGGCGTTTTTCCACTTTTTTTCTGCATCTGTTCTTATTTGACGCCTTTCA includes these proteins:
- a CDS encoding tetratricopeptide repeat protein is translated as MTNNQAKKLYQTGIELMGYGKSQEAINYFREAVEANPSCMEANLELGYLVGATENYEEALKAFDNALKIQKTFPGLFGKGICHFFMEEYGKSLDAFMDAQEIGENEDLWYYLGSLHLIYTDNIEGAINCFDMAISINEKFIEAWNDCGVAYSILENDETALVHFKDALDIDPEFKPAIYNMGATLVDMERYEESLKYLDRTLESEPDNFKALFYKGNALYSMEKEEEAVEYFKKALKVDKDQEELWNYLGYIQSSIGQNHEAIESLNQAIKLNNDFEEAYINLGNVYLALGKDDLALDRFKRVLEIYPDNEEILREIEDLKGN
- the fen gene encoding flap endonuclease-1; protein product: MGLKFRDIVSAHEIKLKDLKGKTVALDAANIIYQFLASIRQMDGTPLMDHDGNITSHFSGILYRTSSLVDNGIKPVYVFDGKAHELKKDTQDERRQIRTDAEKKWKNALEEGRIDDARKFAVRSSRMSTGIIEGSKALLELMGIPYIQAKSEGEAQASYMVSKGDAWCVASQDYDCTLFGAPRMVKNLASRNAKYKLEMIHLNEVLEENGLTREQLIDVAILVGTDFNEGIKGIGAKKGRNLIKKHGDVYKALKHLKIEMDVDPQEIRDIFLDHDFVDDYKIKWVKADREGVIDFLCEKHDFSVDRVDGALEKLKKLNLEQKSLEQWFNPLKKDLPKK